Proteins encoded in a region of the Onychostoma macrolepis isolate SWU-2019 chromosome 20, ASM1243209v1, whole genome shotgun sequence genome:
- the dnmt3aa gene encoding DNA (cytosine-5-)-methyltransferase 3 alpha a isoform X5 — translation MKRSFQKEEKAQLGITMSDIMDDQSAVGSQKEEESAINLPSTPTPQQQNTDPASPTVATTPEPPPVAGGNKVMARSSEMDLEYEDGHGFGIGELIWGKLRGFSWWPGRIVSWFMASRSRAAEGTRWVMWFGDGKFSVVCVEKLLPMSTFCTSFHQPTYNKQPMYRKAIYEVLQTASVRASKPFTVCVSADDSDTTNSIEVQTQQMIDWACTGFLPSGPKGLEPPPAERSPYTDVYPEMWVEPEAAAYTAPPPAKKPRKNSVEKPKIKEIIDEGTRERLMYEVRQKSRNIEDICISCGSLNVSLEHPLFIGAMCPSCKNSFLECAYQYDDDGYQSYCTICCGGREVLMCGNNNCCRCFCVECVDLLVGAGSAQAAIREDPWNCYMCCSRNVSGLLRRRDDWTSRLQLFFANNHDQDFEPTKLYSPMSAEKRQPIRVLSLFDGIATGLLVLKDLGIQVERYVASEVCEDSITVGIVRHLGQIMYVGDVRNITRKHIQEWGPFDLVIGGSPCNDLSIVNPARKGLYEGTGRLFFEFYRLLHEARPKEGDERPFFWLFENVVAMGISDKRDISRFLECNPVMIDAKEVSAAHRARYFWGNLPGMNRPLSAMMNDRLDLQDCLEHGRTAKFGKVRTITTRSNSIKQGKDQHYPVYMNNKEDILWCTEMERVFGFPVHYTDVSNMSRLARQRLLGRSWSVPVIRHLFAPLKEYFACY, via the exons ATGAAGAGAAGTTTCCAAAAG GAGGAAAAGGCCCAACTGGGGATCACCATGAGTGACATAATGGACGACCAATCAGCTGTGGGCTCTCAGAAGGAGGAGGAGTCAGCCATCAACCTCCCATCCACACCCACCCCTCAGCAGCAGAACACTGACCCCGCCTCCCCAACGGTCGCCACGACGCCCGAGCCACCTCCCGTTGCAGGCGGCAACAAAGTGATGGCAAGATCCTCAGAGATGGATCTGGAGTATGAG GACGGCCATGGGTTCGGGATCGGAGAGCTGATCTGGGGGAAGCTGCGGGGATTCTCCTGGTGGCCCGGCCGGATCGTGTCGTGGTTTATGGCGAGTCGCAGTCGGGCCGCTGAAGGCACCCGCTGGGTCATGTGGTTTGGAGATGGCAAATTCTCCGTG GTGTGTGTAGAAAAGCTGTTGCCCATGAGCACATTTTGCACGTCTTTTCATCAGCCCACCTACAACAAACAGCCCATGTACAGAAAAGCCATCTATGAAGTTTTACAG ACGGCAAGTGTGCGTGCTAGTAAAccgttcactgtgtgtgtgtccgcCGATGACTCGGACACAACGAACAGTATTGAAGTGCAAACGCAGCAGATGATTGATTGGGCCTGCACTGGGTTTCTCCCTTCCGGTCCCAAAGGCCTGGAGCCGCCACCAG CGGAGCGGAGCCCATATACTGATGTGTATCCAGAGATGTGGGTGGAGCCTGAGGCCGCTGCATACACGGCTCCGCCCCCCGCCAAGAAACCAAGGAAGAACAGTGTCGAGAAACCTAAAATCAAAGAGATTATTGATGAAGGAACccgag aGAGACTCATGTATGAAGTCAGACAAAAGAGTCGCAATATTGAAG ATATTTGTATTTCCTGTGGAAGTCTGAACGTATCACTAGAACATCCTCTGTTTATCGGAGCCATGTGCCCAAGCTGCAAG AACTCTTTCCTGGAGTGCGCGTATCAGTACGATGATGACGGTTATCAGTCATACTGCACCATCTGCTGCGGAGGACGAGAAGTGCTCATGTGTGGGAACAACAACTGCTgcag gTGTTTCTGCGTGGAGTGTGTTGATCTGCTCGTGGGGGCCGGATCCGCACAGGCCGCTATCCGTGAAGACCCCTGGAACTGCTACATGTGCTGCAGCAGGAACGTCTCGGGCCTCCTGAGGCGCAGAGACGACTGGACCTCACGACTGCAGCTGTTCTTCGCCAACAACCATGACCAGGACTTT GAACCGACAAAGTTGTATTCACCAATGTCAGCAGAGAAGAGGCAGCCAATCAGAGTGCTTTCTTTATTTGATGGCATCGCTACAG GGCTGCTGGTGCTGAAGGATCTCGGCATTCAGGTGGAGCGGTACGTGGCGTCAGAGGTGTGTGAGGACTCCATCACGGTGGGGATAGTGCGACACTTGGGACAGATCATGTATGTGGGAGACGTCAGGAACATCACACGCAAGCAT ATTCAGGAGTGGGGGCCATTTGATCTCGTGATCGGTGGAAGCCCCTGTAACGATCTGTCCATCGTCAACCCTGCCAGGAAAGGCCTGTACG AGGGCACCGGGCGTCTGTTCTTTGAGTTCTACCGGCTGCTTCATGAAGCGCGACCCAAAGAAGGAGATGAGCGACCATTCTTCTGGCTGTTTGAAAATGTCGTCGCCATGGGAATCAGTGACAAGAGAGACATCTCACGCTTTCTGGAG TGTAATCCAGTTATGATCGACGCTAAGGAGGTGTCGGCTGCACACAGAGCTCGATACTTCTGGGGAAACTTACCTGGAATGAACCG tccTCTGAGTGCCATGATGAATGATAGACTCGACCTGCAAGACTGCCTGGAACATGGACGCACAGCTAAG ttcgGAAAAGTGCGAACCATCACAACTCGCTCAAACTCAATAAAACAGGGCAAAGACCAGCACTACCCCGTCTACATGAACAATAAAGAGGATATCCTGTGGTGCACGGAGATGGAGAG AGTTTTCGGCTTCCCCGTCCATTACACAGATGTGTCCAACATGAGTCGTCTCGCCAGGCAAAGGCTTCTGGGAAGGTCGTGGAGCGTGCCTGTGATTCGCCATCTGTTCGCTCCGCTCAAGGAATATTTTGCCTGTTACTGA